From Spartinivicinus ruber, the proteins below share one genomic window:
- a CDS encoding carbon storage regulator: protein MLKLTIKKGHAICIGDDVRIEFEPEHYKDKIHVKTKIFAPDEVPVKRLEIYENREEIEKDLNDYFKRVKKNKQKKQLVKGNNFKNSPLKSSNSPQFGNYRTKSVHLPFMEETNTSFESEAQENKKQPKIIFKKKRAYSHLETTKPTRQAPQLEAETSSS, encoded by the coding sequence ATGTTAAAATTAACCATTAAAAAAGGTCATGCTATTTGTATCGGGGATGATGTTCGAATTGAATTTGAACCTGAGCATTATAAAGATAAAATTCATGTTAAAACGAAAATATTTGCACCTGATGAGGTGCCAGTAAAGCGCTTAGAGATTTATGAAAATAGGGAAGAGATAGAAAAAGATTTAAATGATTATTTTAAGCGTGTTAAGAAAAATAAACAGAAAAAACAGCTGGTTAAAGGAAATAACTTTAAAAATAGTCCGCTAAAAAGCTCTAACTCGCCACAGTTTGGTAACTATAGAACTAAAAGTGTTCACTTACCTTTTATGGAGGAAACAAACACTAGCTTTGAAAGCGAAGCTCAAGAGAATAAAAAACAACCTAAAATTATTTTCAAAAAGAAGCGGGCATATAGTCATTTAGAAACCACTAAGCCAACTCGGCAGGCTCCTCAGCTTGAAGCAGAAACATCAAGTAGCTGA